A genomic segment from Agromyces sp. CF514 encodes:
- a CDS encoding ABC transporter permease, giving the protein MSVLFASGGPRAGRGGVAEWLGGLSTGGKAVVIAVEVFVVLLVWQLVVGYWGLINPVFFPPPLAIAQGFAEIVANGTLVANAAVSLQAWLTGFTIAVIVGIPVGLLMGASLPVDKVVGPIAWTIYATPAIAYQPLAKAWFGFGIGPVIFLVVISALFPIMLNIAAGMRTTSPSLLRAARVYGGSQVDLYRRVFLPSTVPFLFAGLRQAVVLATIGMVVAELSGSSSGMGALIIRAANTYQTDQAFAAIGVVVCWSVGMTGVVTLVERWVAPWTRKARR; this is encoded by the coding sequence ATGAGCGTGCTCTTCGCGAGCGGCGGCCCGCGCGCCGGCCGCGGCGGGGTCGCGGAATGGCTCGGCGGGCTCTCGACGGGCGGCAAGGCCGTGGTCATCGCCGTCGAGGTCTTCGTCGTGCTGCTCGTCTGGCAGCTCGTCGTCGGCTACTGGGGGCTCATCAACCCCGTGTTCTTCCCGCCGCCGCTGGCGATCGCGCAGGGGTTCGCCGAGATCGTGGCCAACGGCACGCTCGTCGCGAACGCGGCGGTCTCGCTGCAGGCGTGGCTCACGGGATTCACGATCGCGGTGATCGTCGGCATTCCGGTGGGCCTGCTCATGGGCGCCTCGCTGCCGGTCGACAAGGTCGTGGGGCCGATCGCGTGGACCATCTACGCGACGCCCGCCATCGCCTACCAGCCGCTCGCGAAGGCCTGGTTCGGCTTCGGCATCGGCCCCGTGATCTTCCTCGTCGTGATCAGCGCGCTGTTCCCGATCATGCTGAACATCGCGGCGGGCATGCGCACGACGAGCCCCTCGCTGCTGCGGGCGGCTCGCGTCTACGGCGGGTCGCAGGTCGACCTGTATCGCCGCGTGTTCCTGCCGTCGACCGTGCCGTTCCTCTTCGCAGGCCTCCGGCAGGCGGTCGTGCTCGCGACGATCGGCATGGTCGTGGCCGAGCTGTCGGGCTCGTCGAGCGGCATGGGCGCGCTCATCATCAGGGCCGCCAACACCTATCAGACCGACCAGGCGTTCGCCGCGATCGGCGTCGTCGTGTGCTGGAGCGTCGGCATGACGGGCGTCGTGACGCTCGTCGAGCGCTGGGTCGCACCGTGGACGAGGAAGGCACGACGATGA
- a CDS encoding ABC transporter permease — MTATVSIEALNAPAPRRRGPGSPDGRGLRGPSKWTWLLLGVIAAILLVWEAVVSWLHLVPEAFLPPPTAVFAAFLQLLVDPEFWQAFAFSMQNLLIGLVLAVVVGVVVGLAVGWSPVLRFTVAPFLWLLYSTPKVALAPLFILVLGLGNESKIALVFLLAVFPIILNTMEGAVTVQASLVNAGRVYGVNGVALGWKVILPSTLPYILAGIQRGAALGFTGEVLGEFLGGTGGLGHMLEFAAYQFQMDEAIAMVIVMVIIANLTLALISVLRKRLAPWYDDRQIMGRS; from the coding sequence ATGACCGCGACCGTCTCGATCGAGGCGCTGAACGCGCCCGCCCCGCGCCGCCGCGGACCGGGCTCACCCGACGGTCGCGGCCTTCGCGGCCCGAGCAAGTGGACCTGGCTGCTGCTCGGCGTGATCGCCGCGATCCTGCTGGTCTGGGAGGCTGTGGTCTCGTGGCTGCATCTCGTGCCCGAGGCGTTCCTGCCGCCGCCCACCGCGGTCTTCGCCGCGTTCCTGCAGCTGCTCGTCGACCCCGAGTTCTGGCAGGCGTTCGCGTTCAGCATGCAGAACCTGCTCATCGGGCTCGTGCTCGCGGTGGTCGTCGGCGTGGTCGTCGGTCTCGCCGTCGGCTGGTCGCCGGTACTGCGTTTCACCGTCGCGCCGTTCCTCTGGCTGCTCTACTCGACTCCCAAGGTCGCGCTCGCGCCGCTCTTCATCCTCGTGCTGGGGCTCGGCAACGAGTCGAAGATCGCGCTGGTGTTCCTGCTCGCGGTGTTCCCGATCATCCTCAACACCATGGAGGGCGCGGTCACCGTGCAGGCCTCGCTCGTGAACGCGGGCCGGGTCTACGGCGTGAACGGGGTCGCGCTCGGGTGGAAGGTGATCCTGCCGTCGACGCTGCCGTACATCCTCGCGGGCATCCAGCGCGGTGCCGCGCTCGGCTTCACGGGCGAGGTGCTGGGCGAGTTCCTCGGCGGAACCGGCGGCCTCGGCCACATGCTCGAGTTCGCCGCCTACCAGTTCCAGATGGACGAGGCGATCGCCATGGTGATCGTCATGGTCATCATCGCGAACCTCACGCTCGCGCTCATCTCGGTGCTGCGCAAGAGGCTCGCGCCCTGGTACGACGACCGGCAGATCATGGGCCGCAGCTGA
- a CDS encoding RidA family protein, which produces MGASVSGSVGEPTSERMPRREVVTPAGVYPPTADFSQAIRVTAGDLVFVSGIIGMRPDGTMPTTAREQIELAFENLVAVLRAADASPDDVVKVNVFIGEEFALVRDDLREIRARHFTHDFPVSTLVQVAGFASPAYRFEIEAIAAPPSRTPRPGSSLE; this is translated from the coding sequence ATGGGCGCGTCGGTGAGCGGGTCGGTGGGCGAGCCGACGAGCGAGCGGATGCCGCGGCGCGAGGTCGTCACGCCGGCAGGCGTCTACCCGCCGACCGCCGACTTCAGCCAGGCGATCCGGGTCACGGCGGGTGACCTCGTGTTCGTGAGCGGCATCATCGGCATGCGCCCCGACGGCACGATGCCGACGACCGCGCGCGAGCAGATCGAGCTCGCCTTCGAGAATCTCGTCGCGGTGCTCAGGGCGGCGGATGCCTCGCCCGACGACGTGGTGAAGGTGAACGTCTTCATCGGCGAGGAGTTCGCCCTCGTGCGCGACGACCTGCGCGAGATCCGTGCACGGCACTTCACGCACGACTTCCCGGTGTCGACGCTCGTGCAGGTCGCCGGGTTCGCCTCGCCCGCGTACCGCTTCGAGATCGAGGCGATCGCGGCGCCCCCGTCGCGTACGCCCCGGCCGGGGTCGTCGCTCGAGTAG
- a CDS encoding VOC family protein, translating to MKLQTVSIFVDDQQRAADFYTTRLGFDIAADIPMGEHRWLTVVESGRPDGTQLSLEPKGHPAVAPFVDALVADGIPYCVLGVDDVRAEYERLTALGVSFTQPPTDLGPVIIAVLDDTCGNLLQLAQFTG from the coding sequence GTGAAACTGCAGACCGTCAGCATCTTCGTCGACGACCAGCAACGCGCCGCCGACTTCTACACGACCAGGCTCGGCTTCGACATCGCCGCCGACATCCCGATGGGCGAGCACCGCTGGCTCACGGTCGTCGAGTCCGGCCGCCCCGATGGCACGCAGCTCTCGCTCGAGCCGAAGGGCCACCCGGCGGTCGCGCCGTTCGTCGACGCACTCGTCGCCGACGGCATCCCGTACTGCGTGCTCGGCGTCGACGACGTGCGGGCCGAGTACGAGCGCCTGACCGCCCTCGGCGTCTCCTTCACCCAACCGCCGACCGACCTGGGTCCGGTGATCATCGCCGTGCTCGACGACACCTGCGGCAATCTGCTCCAGCTGGCGCAGTTCACGGGCTGA
- a CDS encoding helix-turn-helix transcriptional regulator has translation MTDVFKAIADETRRLLLDELLERDEQTLFELCSKLAMKHGLTPTRQAVSQHLDVLEQAGLVRTERRGRYKLHTIDTTPLAQISARWPQRKADP, from the coding sequence GTGACCGACGTGTTCAAGGCGATCGCAGACGAGACCAGGCGCCTGCTGCTCGACGAACTCCTCGAACGCGACGAGCAGACCCTGTTCGAGCTCTGCTCGAAGCTCGCGATGAAGCACGGACTCACCCCGACGCGTCAGGCCGTGTCGCAGCACCTCGACGTGCTCGAGCAGGCCGGCCTGGTGCGCACCGAGCGGCGAGGCCGCTACAAGCTGCACACGATCGACACCACGCCACTGGCGCAGATCTCCGCACGGTGGCCCCAACGAAAGGCAGACCCGTGA
- a CDS encoding helix-turn-helix transcriptional regulator — translation MEIDRAGLAGFLRRRREALQPDDVGLPRGQRRRTSGLRREEVAALAHMSTDYYSRLEQERGPQPSEGMIASIAQGLHLSLDERDHLFRLAGHQPPPRGASGDHIGPGLLRIFDRLQDTPAEIVTELGETLRQTPLGVALSGDLTGLTGPARSIGYRWFADPATRRRYDPADHDRLGRVFASGLREVVTLRGPDSRAARLVELLLAESVEFRTVWELHEVGIRPTEVKHFIHPELGALEVSCQSLVDPVESHALLVYTAVPGSESAEKLQLLSVLGAQALR, via the coding sequence ATGGAGATCGACCGGGCCGGACTGGCGGGCTTCCTCCGACGCCGTCGGGAGGCACTCCAACCCGATGACGTGGGGCTCCCGCGCGGTCAGCGTCGTCGCACGAGCGGACTGCGGCGCGAAGAGGTCGCGGCGCTCGCGCACATGTCCACCGACTACTACTCCCGGCTCGAACAGGAGCGCGGACCCCAGCCGTCCGAGGGCATGATCGCCTCGATCGCCCAGGGCCTGCACCTCTCGCTCGACGAGCGCGACCATCTCTTCCGCCTCGCCGGGCACCAGCCGCCGCCACGCGGCGCGAGCGGCGACCACATCGGCCCCGGCCTGCTCCGCATCTTCGACCGGCTCCAGGACACACCGGCGGAGATCGTGACCGAGCTGGGTGAGACGCTCCGGCAGACGCCGTTGGGCGTCGCGCTCAGCGGCGACCTCACGGGCCTGACCGGACCGGCGCGCAGCATCGGCTACCGCTGGTTCGCCGATCCCGCGACCCGTCGGCGCTACGACCCGGCCGACCACGACCGCCTCGGCCGCGTGTTCGCCTCGGGCCTGCGCGAGGTCGTGACGCTCCGCGGACCCGATTCGCGGGCGGCGCGACTCGTCGAACTGCTCCTCGCCGAGAGCGTCGAGTTCCGCACCGTGTGGGAGCTGCACGAGGTCGGCATCCGCCCGACCGAGGTGAAGCACTTCATCCACCCCGAGCTCGGCGCACTCGAGGTGTCGTGCCAGTCGCTCGTGGACCCGGTCGAGTCGCACGCCCTGCTCGTCTACACCGCGGTCCCGGGCAGCGAGAGCGCCGAGAAGCTGCAACTGCTCTCGGTGCTCGGCGCGCAGGCCCTGCGCTGA
- a CDS encoding SDR family oxidoreductase: MARRTPDTTVPDLTGRRAVVTGASDGIGLGLARRLAAAGADVLLPVRNEAKGEAALAAIRHETPEAKVSLRSLDLSSLASVAALGAELRAEGRPIDILINNAGVMTPPDRQMTADGFELQFGTNHLGHFALVAGLLPLLRAGRARVTSQVSIAANSGRINWGDLNWERSYDGMAAYSQSKIAFGLFGLELDRRSCAEGWGISSNLSHPGIAPTNLLAARSELGRDQEVSGRRIIRVLSSRGILLGTVESAMLPALRAATSPDAAGGSFTGPRGLGHLGGAPGPQKLYSRLRSEEEAARVWQVSEELTGVRVPAA, encoded by the coding sequence ATGGCCCGCAGGACACCGGACACCACCGTTCCCGACCTCACCGGCCGGCGAGCCGTCGTCACCGGCGCGAGCGACGGCATCGGACTCGGCTTGGCCCGCAGGCTGGCGGCTGCGGGTGCCGACGTTCTGCTGCCCGTGCGCAACGAGGCCAAGGGCGAGGCCGCGCTCGCCGCGATCCGTCACGAGACGCCCGAGGCGAAGGTGTCGCTCAGGTCCCTGGACCTCTCCTCGCTCGCGTCGGTGGCGGCGCTCGGCGCCGAGTTGCGCGCCGAGGGGCGGCCGATCGACATCCTGATCAACAACGCCGGCGTCATGACCCCGCCCGATCGGCAGATGACGGCCGACGGGTTCGAGCTGCAGTTCGGCACCAACCACCTCGGCCACTTCGCGCTCGTCGCGGGGCTGCTCCCGCTGCTGCGCGCCGGCCGCGCGAGGGTGACCTCGCAGGTCAGCATCGCGGCGAACAGCGGCCGCATCAACTGGGGCGACCTGAACTGGGAACGCTCGTACGACGGCATGGCCGCCTACAGCCAGTCGAAGATCGCGTTCGGGCTCTTCGGCCTCGAGCTCGACCGCCGCAGTTGCGCCGAAGGGTGGGGCATCTCGAGCAACCTGTCCCATCCGGGCATCGCCCCGACGAACCTGCTCGCCGCGCGGTCGGAGCTCGGTCGCGACCAGGAGGTGTCCGGACGGCGGATCATCCGCGTGCTGTCGAGCCGCGGCATCCTGCTCGGCACGGTCGAGAGCGCGATGCTGCCCGCGCTCCGGGCGGCGACCTCGCCCGATGCGGCGGGCGGCAGCTTCACCGGGCCGCGCGGCCTCGGCCACCTCGGCGGCGCGCCCGGTCCGCAGAAGCTCTACTCGCGCCTGCGCAGCGAGGAGGAGGCGGCACGGGTCTGGCAGGTCTCGGAGGAGCTCACGGGCGTCCGGGTGCCGGCGGCTTGA
- a CDS encoding ABC transporter substrate-binding protein yields MRRSIRRHGLIAAAGLAALTLLAGCAATDGGTAEAEPVTLGDGEPGPAEDTEITVAIPFPDITMYSMYVLATDLGYYDEEGLTVEVITADNVTAAVASGSADIGVESTGTVIEAIRGGVEVDLVGGHYCRQNFDFAAQQGITKVEDLEGTSIVLAGTPGDPAEFQRKLVLKEEGWDLDTVQTEVVYPGPGSESWTEFFVNDRISMQPFYADDLPALEEHGANVIVESLRNWANDVQVAGSGWVAENPNTLVRFLRATLKATDYMTAPAPGEFPENVDSVLDIYEANDFDVSALRDSESPWVLDGHLACSNLYFDADAWDTTIETQSLEPIEFDASQLVYLEKAQELLGIDNAGPETLPYP; encoded by the coding sequence ATGCGCAGATCCATTCGACGACACGGCCTGATCGCGGCCGCCGGCCTTGCAGCACTCACGCTGCTCGCCGGATGCGCGGCGACCGACGGCGGCACGGCCGAAGCCGAGCCCGTCACGCTCGGCGACGGCGAGCCCGGCCCAGCCGAGGACACCGAGATCACGGTGGCCATCCCCTTCCCCGACATCACGATGTACTCGATGTACGTGCTCGCGACCGACCTCGGCTACTACGACGAGGAGGGCCTCACGGTCGAGGTCATCACCGCCGACAACGTCACCGCCGCCGTCGCGAGCGGCAGCGCCGACATCGGCGTCGAGTCGACCGGCACCGTCATCGAGGCGATCCGGGGCGGTGTCGAGGTCGACCTGGTCGGCGGGCACTATTGCCGCCAGAACTTCGACTTCGCCGCCCAGCAGGGCATCACGAAGGTCGAGGACCTCGAGGGCACGTCGATCGTGCTCGCCGGCACGCCGGGCGACCCTGCCGAGTTCCAGCGCAAGCTCGTGCTGAAGGAGGAGGGCTGGGACCTCGACACGGTGCAGACCGAGGTCGTCTACCCGGGGCCCGGCTCCGAGTCGTGGACCGAGTTCTTCGTGAACGACCGCATCTCGATGCAGCCGTTCTACGCCGACGACCTGCCCGCGCTCGAGGAGCACGGGGCGAACGTCATCGTCGAGTCGCTGCGCAACTGGGCGAACGACGTGCAGGTGGCCGGCAGCGGCTGGGTCGCCGAGAACCCGAACACGCTCGTGCGGTTCCTGCGGGCGACGCTCAAGGCGACCGACTACATGACCGCACCGGCTCCCGGCGAGTTCCCCGAGAACGTCGACTCGGTGCTCGACATCTACGAGGCCAACGACTTCGACGTCTCGGCGCTGCGCGACAGCGAGAGCCCCTGGGTGCTCGACGGGCACCTCGCCTGCTCGAACCTGTACTTCGACGCCGACGCGTGGGACACCACGATCGAGACGCAGTCGCTCGAGCCCATCGAGTTCGACGCGTCGCAGCTCGTCTACCTCGAGAAGGCGCAGGAGCTGCTCGGCATCGACAACGCCGGACCCGAGACGCTGCCCTACCCCTGA
- a CDS encoding alcohol dehydrogenase catalytic domain-containing protein translates to MRAARLQTNGLAGLHVADVQRPTPEPGEVLIAVEAVSLNQLDLNVIAGHGPGRAARLPRVLGLDPAGVVVELGEGVDAGRLGQPVVAKPNIPCGDCVHCALGHEADCPSQTVLGVHRDGGAAEFVVVPARNAFDRHGLDAATASATVHSLPIVVNAFDAAAVTAADRVLVTGAGGTLGHAAVAYARFLGATVVAASRSELPRIDGVEPIVAADAGELGERLAEAEPFDVAIDVSGHGATIAAGVAALGWGGRAVFCSASVDARLELDARDLYLKRKQLRGVASADYEHVRRALRHVQNGTIAPIIGSRHPLDDIVGAYRGFGASPRGKVVIDVV, encoded by the coding sequence ATGCGAGCGGCACGACTGCAGACCAACGGCCTCGCGGGCCTGCACGTCGCCGACGTGCAGCGCCCGACTCCCGAGCCGGGCGAGGTGCTCATCGCCGTCGAGGCCGTGAGCCTCAACCAGCTCGACCTCAACGTCATCGCCGGGCACGGTCCGGGACGCGCTGCACGCCTGCCGCGCGTGCTCGGCCTCGACCCCGCGGGGGTCGTCGTCGAGCTCGGCGAGGGCGTGGACGCCGGTCGTCTCGGCCAGCCGGTCGTGGCGAAGCCGAACATCCCCTGCGGCGACTGCGTGCACTGCGCGCTCGGCCACGAGGCCGACTGCCCGTCGCAGACCGTGCTCGGGGTGCACCGCGACGGGGGAGCGGCCGAGTTCGTCGTCGTGCCCGCCCGCAACGCGTTCGACCGGCACGGCCTCGACGCGGCGACCGCGAGCGCGACCGTGCACAGCCTGCCGATCGTCGTCAACGCGTTCGATGCCGCCGCCGTCACCGCCGCCGACCGCGTGCTCGTCACGGGCGCGGGCGGCACGCTCGGGCACGCGGCCGTCGCCTACGCCAGGTTCCTGGGCGCGACGGTCGTGGCCGCGTCGCGCAGCGAACTCCCCCGCATCGACGGGGTCGAGCCGATCGTCGCCGCCGATGCAGGCGAGCTCGGCGAGCGCCTCGCGGAGGCCGAGCCGTTCGACGTCGCGATCGACGTGAGCGGCCACGGCGCCACGATCGCCGCGGGCGTCGCCGCCCTCGGCTGGGGCGGGCGAGCCGTGTTCTGCTCCGCCTCCGTCGACGCGCGCCTCGAACTCGACGCTCGCGACCTGTACCTGAAGCGCAAGCAGCTGCGCGGCGTCGCGAGCGCCGACTACGAGCACGTGCGCCGCGCACTGCGGCACGTGCAGAACGGCACGATCGCGCCGATCATCGGCTCGCGGCATCCGCTCGACGACATCGTCGGCGCGTACCGCGGCTTCGGCGCCTCGCCGAGGGGCAAGGTGGTCATCGATGTGGTGTGA
- a CDS encoding CaiB/BaiF CoA-transferase family protein yields MNTHQREAGPLGGIRVIELGQYISGPYAAKLLADLGADVVKVEAPEGDPMRRWEGSGAMSPQFAAYNRGKRAVTLDLKTAEGLAALLELARTADVLIENFRPGVATRLGFGPEALRALNPRLITCSITGFGADGPYAKRPAYDTVISAVGAMYSQVVPAETLRPLGPAFSDLLSGMSASQAVLAALHARDARDARDRAGDGGGAGTGEGEHVEVSMVGSLIDFLTEAASTYLETGQVAGPDSRPRRAQAYACVGSDGRAFVIHMSVPEKFWVGLVEVLETPSLASDPRFSTREARVRNYDELDVELKAITERMPRQHWLDRLAAADIPHGPLNTVADLFDDPQIASMGLVEEIVGHDGDPLRVPAPSTRFHRSGRPELCAAPRLGADNGAVLGGEGDARWGDAERSAEASGHPAPVTEGTPA; encoded by the coding sequence ATGAACACGCACCAGCGCGAGGCAGGCCCGCTCGGCGGCATCCGCGTGATCGAGCTCGGCCAGTACATCTCGGGGCCGTACGCCGCCAAGCTGCTCGCCGACCTCGGCGCAGACGTCGTCAAGGTCGAGGCGCCCGAGGGCGACCCGATGCGGCGGTGGGAGGGCAGCGGCGCGATGAGCCCGCAGTTCGCCGCCTACAACCGCGGCAAGCGGGCCGTGACGCTCGACCTCAAGACCGCCGAAGGGCTCGCCGCGCTGCTCGAGCTCGCGCGCACGGCCGACGTGCTCATCGAGAACTTCCGCCCGGGCGTCGCCACGCGACTCGGCTTCGGGCCGGAGGCACTGCGCGCGCTGAACCCCCGGCTGATCACGTGCTCGATCACGGGCTTCGGCGCAGACGGGCCGTACGCGAAGCGGCCCGCCTACGACACGGTCATCTCCGCGGTCGGCGCGATGTACAGCCAGGTCGTGCCCGCCGAGACCCTGCGCCCGCTCGGGCCCGCGTTCTCCGACCTGCTCTCGGGCATGTCCGCCTCTCAGGCCGTGCTCGCGGCGCTGCACGCGCGGGACGCCCGGGACGCCCGCGACCGCGCCGGCGACGGCGGGGGCGCAGGCACGGGCGAGGGCGAGCACGTCGAGGTGTCGATGGTCGGCTCGCTCATCGACTTCCTCACCGAGGCCGCGTCGACCTACCTCGAGACCGGCCAGGTCGCCGGGCCCGACTCCCGGCCGCGACGGGCGCAGGCCTACGCGTGCGTCGGCTCCGACGGTCGCGCGTTCGTCATCCACATGTCGGTGCCCGAGAAGTTCTGGGTCGGACTCGTCGAGGTGCTCGAGACGCCGTCGCTGGCCTCCGACCCCCGTTTCTCGACCCGTGAGGCGCGCGTGCGCAACTACGACGAGCTCGACGTCGAGCTCAAGGCGATCACCGAGCGGATGCCGCGGCAGCACTGGCTCGACCGGCTCGCGGCCGCCGACATCCCGCACGGCCCGTTGAACACCGTCGCCGACCTGTTCGACGACCCCCAGATCGCGTCGATGGGCCTCGTCGAGGAGATCGTCGGACACGACGGCGACCCGCTGCGGGTTCCTGCACCGAGCACGAGGTTCCACCGCAGCGGCCGGCCCGAGCTGTGTGCGGCACCCCGCCTCGGCGCGGACAATGGGGCCGTGCTCGGCGGTGAGGGCGACGCACGCTGGGGCGACGCCGAGCGCTCCGCCGAGGCATCCGGTCATCCTGCACCCGTCACCGAAGGGACCCCCGCATGA
- a CDS encoding amidohydrolase family protein, with translation MSGIDDLVAIDVHTHPQTEEFLAAMGQRHQQMAKHFGRERPVVSFAEQADQYRDRRMMAVIVNSDSETTSGIKGAPNDLLGQAQVDHPDVFLAFAGIDPWKGEAAIAEIRRMHAEYGIKGVGELNPSRQKFLANDRRFFPIWETCAELGLVVMFHSGFPGAGAGTPGGGGYRLENARPVPYIDDVAAAFPELKIISAHPAWPWHLENLAMVWHKSNVYLDLSGWAPKYLPPEVVRYADSLISDRVLFGSDWPVMTADRWMTEFDALGLKPESRRKILLDNARTLFGL, from the coding sequence ATGAGCGGCATCGACGACCTCGTCGCGATCGACGTGCACACGCACCCCCAGACCGAGGAGTTCCTCGCGGCGATGGGGCAGCGGCACCAGCAGATGGCGAAGCACTTCGGACGCGAGCGGCCGGTCGTGAGCTTCGCCGAGCAGGCCGACCAGTACCGCGACCGAAGGATGATGGCGGTCATCGTCAACTCCGACTCCGAGACGACCTCGGGCATCAAGGGCGCGCCGAACGACCTGCTCGGCCAGGCGCAGGTCGACCACCCCGACGTGTTCCTCGCGTTCGCGGGCATCGACCCGTGGAAGGGCGAGGCCGCGATCGCGGAGATCCGCCGCATGCACGCCGAGTACGGCATCAAGGGCGTCGGCGAGCTGAACCCGTCGCGGCAGAAGTTCCTCGCGAACGACCGGCGCTTCTTCCCGATCTGGGAGACGTGCGCCGAGCTCGGGCTCGTCGTGATGTTCCACTCGGGCTTTCCGGGCGCCGGGGCGGGCACGCCGGGCGGCGGCGGGTACCGCCTCGAGAACGCCAGGCCCGTGCCCTACATCGACGACGTCGCCGCCGCGTTCCCCGAGCTCAAGATCATCAGTGCGCACCCGGCGTGGCCGTGGCACCTCGAGAACCTCGCGATGGTCTGGCACAAGTCCAACGTGTACCTCGACCTGTCGGGCTGGGCCCCCAAGTACCTGCCGCCCGAGGTCGTGCGCTACGCCGACTCGCTCATCAGCGACCGCGTGCTCTTCGGATCGGACTGGCCCGTGATGACCGCCGACCGATGGATGACCGAGTTCGACGCGCTCGGCCTGAAGCCAGAGTCGCGGCGCAAGATCCTGCTCGACAACGCCCGCACGCTGTTCGGGCTCTGA
- a CDS encoding GNAT family N-acetyltransferase: MRAAAERRRTALTAGIRHELPTDAAAVAELHLAAFGEHGAVVNAIVHDLRPTIAELGGCSFVAVDADDRVVGHVMATMSLLDAPARLMPAPVLSPLAVSPERQGDGIGSALVQRALEHGEAAGWPFVLLEGDPGYYSRLGFVAAGRLGFRRPSLRIPEAAFQVHRLSSHRPEMTGTVVYAWPFWAHDAVGLRD, encoded by the coding sequence CTGCGCGCTGCCGCCGAGCGTCGGAGAACTGCGCTGACCGCTGGCATCCGGCACGAGCTGCCGACGGATGCCGCGGCCGTCGCCGAGCTGCACCTCGCTGCGTTCGGCGAGCACGGCGCCGTCGTGAACGCCATCGTGCACGACCTGCGCCCGACGATCGCGGAGCTGGGGGGATGCTCGTTCGTGGCCGTCGATGCGGACGACCGGGTCGTCGGCCACGTCATGGCGACCATGAGCCTGCTCGACGCGCCCGCGCGGCTCATGCCCGCCCCGGTGCTGAGTCCGCTCGCCGTCTCGCCCGAGCGGCAGGGCGACGGCATCGGCTCGGCGCTCGTGCAGCGCGCGCTCGAGCATGGCGAGGCGGCCGGCTGGCCGTTCGTCCTGCTCGAGGGCGATCCCGGGTACTACTCGCGGCTCGGGTTCGTCGCCGCAGGCCGGCTCGGGTTCCGGCGGCCTTCGCTGCGCATCCCCGAGGCGGCGTTCCAGGTGCATCGGCTGAGCTCGCACCGGCCCGAGATGACCGGCACGGTCGTGTACGCGTGGCCGTTCTGGGCGCACGATGCGGTGGGCCTGCGCGACTGA